A region of Streptomyces sp. NBC_01750 DNA encodes the following proteins:
- a CDS encoding bifunctional phosphatase PAP2/diacylglycerol kinase family protein: MSDAYTQGSPQVRARVTALLSGWDRQILHTVAARRWPGAEPVLPRLSRSANHGLLWFGVAAGMVALGRGARSRRAALRGVGSLALASATINTIGKRSVRRARPVLDTVPVIRRLKRQPFTTSFPSGHAASAAAFATGVALESKSWGAIVAPVAASVAFSRVYTGVHYPSDVLVGAALGVGAAFALRGAVPTRSQLPAPGRPAAEAPALPGGEGLVVVVNQRAGTADSAAVVRQALPLAEVVECAPDELSAELEKAASRGRALGVLGGDGTINRAAAVAVAHDIPLAVFPGGTFNHFAYDLGIESVDDTCRALIGGEAVRVDLGRFAPGPQSGPDSGKESGIFLNTFSLGVYPELVRIRERWSPRIGGWPAGVLAAALVLRGEHPLEAEVQGRRRPMWLLFAGNGIYQRVGPTPGHRLDLADGLLDVRVVHGGRWPGVRLLAAALAGPLSRSPVHAAQKLRQLRIGGLAPGTPMAYDGEVATAPRELLVDKAHEALTVYRPQALL; the protein is encoded by the coding sequence ATGTCAGACGCTTACACACAGGGAAGTCCGCAGGTCCGTGCACGGGTCACGGCGCTGCTCAGTGGCTGGGACCGGCAGATCCTGCACACCGTCGCCGCCCGGCGATGGCCGGGCGCGGAGCCGGTGCTGCCGCGGCTGAGCCGCAGCGCCAACCACGGGCTGCTGTGGTTCGGCGTGGCCGCCGGAATGGTGGCGCTGGGGCGCGGGGCCCGCTCGCGCCGGGCAGCCCTACGGGGTGTGGGGTCCCTCGCACTCGCCTCCGCCACCATCAACACCATCGGCAAGCGCTCGGTGCGCAGGGCACGGCCCGTGCTCGACACGGTGCCGGTGATACGGCGGCTGAAGCGGCAGCCGTTCACCACGTCCTTCCCTTCCGGGCACGCCGCCTCGGCTGCGGCCTTCGCGACCGGCGTCGCGCTGGAGTCGAAGAGCTGGGGCGCGATCGTCGCACCGGTGGCCGCCTCGGTCGCCTTCTCCCGCGTCTACACGGGCGTGCACTACCCGAGCGACGTGCTGGTGGGCGCGGCGCTGGGCGTGGGTGCGGCGTTCGCGCTGCGCGGGGCCGTGCCGACCAGGTCGCAGCTGCCCGCGCCGGGCCGGCCGGCCGCCGAGGCGCCTGCCCTGCCCGGCGGCGAGGGCCTCGTGGTCGTGGTCAACCAGCGGGCGGGCACGGCGGACTCCGCAGCTGTCGTGCGTCAGGCGCTGCCGCTCGCGGAGGTCGTGGAGTGCGCTCCTGACGAACTGTCGGCGGAGCTGGAGAAGGCGGCGAGCCGCGGCCGGGCGCTGGGCGTTCTCGGCGGAGACGGGACGATCAACCGGGCGGCGGCCGTCGCCGTCGCGCACGACATCCCGCTCGCCGTCTTCCCCGGCGGCACGTTCAATCACTTCGCGTACGACCTGGGCATCGAGTCGGTCGACGACACCTGCCGGGCCCTGATCGGCGGCGAGGCCGTCCGGGTCGATCTGGGACGCTTCGCACCGGGACCGCAGAGCGGCCCGGACAGCGGCAAAGAGTCGGGGATTTTCCTCAACACCTTCAGCCTGGGCGTCTATCCGGAGCTGGTGCGGATCCGCGAACGCTGGTCGCCGCGCATCGGCGGCTGGCCGGCCGGGGTACTGGCGGCGGCGCTGGTGCTGCGCGGCGAACACCCGCTGGAGGCCGAGGTCCAGGGCCGGCGCCGCCCCATGTGGCTGCTGTTCGCCGGGAACGGCATCTACCAGCGGGTGGGGCCGACGCCCGGCCACCGCCTGGATCTGGCGGATGGCCTGCTGGATGTCCGGGTGGTGCACGGCGGCAGGTGGCCGGGGGTGCGGCTGCTGGCCGCGGCGCTCGCTGGACCGCTGAGCCGCTCACCGGTGCACGCGGCGCAGAAGCTGCGGCAGCTGCGGATCGGCGGGCTGGCACCAGGGACGCCGATGGCGTATGACGGTGAAGTGGCCACGGCCCCACGGGAGTTGCTGGTGGACAAGGCTCACGAGGCCCTCACGGTCTACCGTCCGCAGGCCCTGCTCTGA
- a CDS encoding GNAT family N-acetyltransferase, with product MRYQLPLLGAVTAGPIHTDRLVLLPLAVAHAEEMATVLSDPVLHTFIGGEPDTPEALRSRYARMLAGAPHPAVSWCNWVIRLRDESCLAGTVQATVSPSGRGRSAEIAWLVGTPWQGRGIATEAARGLVGWLARQSVHTAVAHVHPDNLASAAVAAAAGLTPTDRVQDGEVRWEGRLGVRCRA from the coding sequence CTGCGTTATCAACTCCCGCTCCTCGGAGCCGTCACCGCCGGGCCCATCCACACCGACCGGCTTGTGCTGCTGCCGCTCGCTGTCGCGCACGCGGAGGAGATGGCCACGGTCCTGTCCGACCCGGTCCTGCACACCTTCATCGGCGGTGAGCCCGACACTCCTGAAGCCTTGCGCTCGCGCTACGCCCGCATGCTGGCGGGCGCGCCCCATCCCGCCGTGTCCTGGTGCAACTGGGTCATCAGACTTCGGGACGAGTCCTGCCTCGCGGGCACTGTCCAGGCGACCGTCAGCCCCTCCGGGCGCGGCCGCAGCGCCGAGATCGCGTGGCTGGTCGGCACGCCGTGGCAGGGGCGGGGCATCGCCACCGAGGCGGCGCGCGGCCTCGTCGGCTGGCTCGCCCGGCAGTCGGTGCACACCGCTGTGGCCCATGTGCACCCGGACAACCTGGCCTCCGCGGCCGTCGCCGCGGCGGCCGGGCTCACCCCCACCGACCGGGTGCAGGACGGCGAGGTGCGGTGGGAGGGGCGGCTCGGCGTGAGGTGCAGGGCCTAG
- a CDS encoding TIGR03086 family metal-binding protein produces MSGRTAGRATPLTELHRRVMDVTTAVVNTVGSGQLALPTPCAAWNLGQLLAHMTGQNHGFAAVARGEKEDASVFADRPVGEDPAGVFAASACEVTAAFAEEGVLEREFWLPEIRKDGGFPARLGIGFHFIDYVVHGWDVAVSIGAGIRFDDEVLTTALPIAEAVPDGSLRTLAGAAFAPGLATAPDAVPLDRVLRLLGRDPLWAAPQL; encoded by the coding sequence ATGAGCGGCCGAACGGCGGGGCGCGCAACACCGCTGACAGAGCTGCACCGGCGCGTCATGGATGTCACCACGGCCGTCGTGAACACCGTCGGATCCGGCCAACTGGCCCTGCCCACACCGTGCGCGGCCTGGAACCTGGGACAGCTCCTGGCGCATATGACCGGCCAGAACCACGGCTTCGCCGCGGTGGCGCGCGGCGAGAAGGAGGACGCGTCGGTCTTCGCCGACCGGCCGGTCGGCGAAGATCCGGCGGGCGTCTTCGCCGCCTCCGCGTGCGAGGTGACCGCCGCGTTCGCCGAAGAGGGGGTACTGGAGCGGGAGTTCTGGCTGCCCGAGATCCGCAAGGACGGCGGATTCCCCGCCCGCCTGGGGATCGGCTTCCACTTCATCGACTACGTGGTGCACGGCTGGGACGTCGCCGTGTCCATCGGTGCCGGTATCCGCTTCGACGACGAGGTGCTGACCACGGCGCTCCCCATCGCCGAGGCCGTCCCGGACGGCAGCCTCCGCACCCTGGCGGGCGCCGCCTTCGCCCCGGGCCTCGCCACTGCCCCGGACGCGGTCCCGCTGGACCGTGTCCTCAGGCTGCTGGGCCGCGACCCGCTTTGGGCAGCGCCTCAGCTCTGA
- a CDS encoding phage holin family protein has product MVERRWRTSGRALLRVIVVWAVSTLTMLALAGLLPDFQLQSDDGDSITRTAVTAALGAGAFGLLSALVWPVAVRALLLVSALVLGLLVFFLNGSLLLIALWLIPDGRGAADPVTAVVVAAVMSAVASATSTALAVGDDDAYRRRLSRLADRRRRRRGEDGRAGTPGTVFLQLDGVGYEVLRRAAKDGVMPTVAAWMDENHRLTPWRTDWSSQTGAGQLGILHGSNHDVPAFRWYEKDSGRVMVSNRPSSAAELQRRAVERTGDGGLLTVDGASRGNLFSGGADQVALVLSVAVRRGRANRSRAGYFAYFSDPANAVRTAMSFVAEVAREIGQSTRARLRGDRPRIKRGGLYPLIRAFATVVERDVVVAAVMGDMLAGRTAVYADLVAYDEVAHHSGPHSRDASMVLERIDRSLALIAKVADHTPRGYRIVLLSDHGQSPGETFQGAYGLSLKDLVRAGCGLPVSRRAERSKRGAEARDAAGDALRGALHRRVAEGADEHPAPGPGPIVLASGNLALISFPDTSERLSREQIEHRHPALLSTLANHPGIGFLLVRSEEHGSVVLGPGGVEVPVTELADSGPLAVFGRGAADAIRRGDSFPHVADIMVNSMHDPEAGTVHAFEEQIGSHGGLGGEQAQPFLLSPVDLSAPVADGAELVGAEAVHRVLRRWLRECDGPQVPIGPAEASPPDRAP; this is encoded by the coding sequence GTGGTGGAACGGCGATGGCGTACGTCCGGCAGGGCCCTGCTGCGCGTGATCGTGGTGTGGGCGGTTTCCACGCTGACGATGCTGGCGCTCGCCGGGCTGCTGCCCGACTTCCAGCTCCAGTCCGACGACGGGGACAGCATCACCAGGACCGCGGTCACCGCCGCCTTGGGCGCGGGCGCCTTCGGTCTGCTGAGCGCGCTCGTCTGGCCGGTCGCCGTACGGGCGCTGCTGCTGGTATCCGCCCTGGTGCTGGGCCTGTTGGTCTTCTTCCTCAACGGTTCACTGCTGCTGATCGCCCTCTGGCTGATTCCCGACGGGCGCGGCGCGGCCGACCCGGTGACTGCGGTGGTCGTCGCCGCGGTGATGTCCGCCGTGGCGTCGGCGACCTCCACGGCTCTCGCCGTCGGGGACGACGACGCCTACCGGCGCAGGCTCTCCCGGCTCGCCGACCGCCGCCGGCGAAGACGCGGCGAGGACGGCCGCGCGGGTACACCCGGCACCGTCTTCCTGCAGCTCGACGGCGTCGGGTACGAGGTGCTGCGGCGTGCGGCCAAGGACGGCGTGATGCCGACCGTCGCCGCCTGGATGGACGAGAACCACCGGCTCACGCCCTGGCGCACCGACTGGTCCAGCCAGACCGGCGCCGGCCAGCTCGGCATCCTGCACGGCTCCAACCACGATGTGCCCGCCTTCCGCTGGTACGAGAAGGACAGCGGCCGGGTCATGGTCAGCAACCGGCCCTCGAGCGCCGCCGAACTGCAGCGCCGTGCCGTCGAGCGCACCGGCGACGGGGGGCTGCTCACCGTCGATGGCGCCAGCCGCGGCAATCTCTTCAGCGGCGGCGCCGACCAGGTCGCCCTCGTTCTGTCGGTGGCCGTCAGGCGCGGCCGGGCCAACCGCTCCAGGGCCGGCTACTTCGCGTACTTCTCCGATCCAGCCAACGCCGTCCGCACCGCGATGTCCTTCGTCGCCGAAGTCGCCCGCGAGATCGGCCAGTCGACGCGGGCGCGGCTGCGCGGCGACCGGCCGCGGATCAAGCGGGGCGGGCTCTACCCCCTCATCCGGGCGTTCGCGACCGTCGTCGAGCGCGATGTGGTGGTAGCCGCGGTGATGGGAGACATGCTCGCCGGACGCACCGCCGTCTATGCCGACCTCGTCGCGTACGACGAAGTGGCACACCACTCCGGACCGCACAGCCGGGACGCTTCGATGGTGCTCGAGCGCATCGACCGTTCGCTCGCGCTGATCGCCAAGGTCGCCGATCACACACCGCGCGGCTACCGCATCGTGCTGCTCTCCGACCACGGGCAGAGCCCTGGGGAGACTTTCCAGGGCGCGTACGGACTCTCGCTCAAGGACCTCGTGCGGGCCGGATGCGGGCTGCCGGTCTCGCGTCGGGCGGAACGCTCCAAGCGCGGCGCCGAGGCCCGCGACGCCGCCGGGGACGCCCTGCGCGGCGCGCTCCACCGGCGGGTGGCCGAGGGAGCCGACGAACATCCGGCGCCGGGCCCGGGCCCGATCGTGCTGGCCTCGGGGAATCTCGCGCTGATTTCCTTCCCCGACACTTCGGAGCGCCTCAGCCGCGAGCAGATCGAGCACCGCCATCCCGCGCTGCTCAGTACGCTCGCCAACCATCCCGGCATCGGTTTCCTGCTGGTACGCAGCGAGGAGCACGGCTCGGTGGTGCTCGGCCCCGGCGGGGTGGAGGTGCCGGTCACCGAGCTGGCGGACAGCGGTCCGCTGGCCGTCTTCGGCCGGGGCGCGGCCGACGCCATACGCCGCGGCGACTCCTTCCCGCATGTCGCCGACATCATGGTCAACTCGATGCACGACCCGGAAGCGGGCACGGTGCACGCTTTCGAGGAGCAGATCGGCTCGCACGGCGGGCTCGGCGGCGAACAGGCCCAGCCCTTCCTGCTGTCGCCGGTCGATCTCTCGGCGCCCGTCGCGGACGGCGCGGAACTGGTCGGCGCGGAAGCGGTGCACCGGGTGCTGAGGCGCTGGCTGCGTGAGTGCGACGGGCCGCAGGTGCCGATCGGACCGGCTGAGGCTTCCCCGCCGGACCGGGCACCCTGA
- a CDS encoding aminotransferase class I/II-fold pyridoxal phosphate-dependent enzyme, with product MQRTAPEGRGPVRYGPPAPEPGLPVLPELATVLASAASRAEGEPPGGGPELREAACGYWWRRGLRSRPDELAAASGAQPLLFALLGAYGGDVLMPRPCPAWWTPQARLLGRPAYHVPTPAECGGVPDPFALLETVRRVRAEGGKPRLLLLSVVDDPTATVAPPETVSEACEAAVGEGLHIISDETWRDTLHRPQETVLLSPAEMWPADVTVISDLAGALTPASWPVAVARFPPTQQGIVRRARTLDILTALGAVLSAPVAEAAAHALGEPGQVTARTDQAAELHARVAAAAHRAVLTSGALARPPQAGRHLYADLGPLRARLAERGVSDSMELEEYLTDRLGTPVPGGHRFGDELGALRVRLATGPLLGTTPEQRLESLTSPAPLELPHVAEALRIFGTAFDELR from the coding sequence ATGCAGCGGACGGCTCCGGAAGGCCGTGGTCCCGTCCGTTACGGTCCGCCCGCGCCCGAGCCGGGACTGCCCGTGCTGCCCGAGCTCGCCACCGTGCTCGCGTCCGCCGCGAGCCGTGCCGAGGGGGAGCCGCCCGGCGGCGGTCCCGAGCTGCGCGAGGCGGCCTGCGGCTACTGGTGGCGGCGCGGTCTGCGCAGCAGGCCCGACGAGCTGGCCGCCGCGTCCGGCGCGCAGCCGCTGCTGTTCGCCCTGCTCGGCGCGTACGGCGGGGATGTGCTGATGCCCCGTCCGTGCCCCGCCTGGTGGACTCCGCAGGCGCGGTTGCTGGGGCGCCCCGCCTACCATGTGCCGACCCCGGCGGAGTGCGGTGGCGTGCCGGATCCGTTCGCGCTCCTCGAGACCGTACGCAGAGTGCGCGCCGAGGGCGGTAAGCCCCGGCTGTTGCTGCTCTCCGTCGTCGACGACCCCACCGCGACCGTCGCGCCGCCCGAGACCGTGAGTGAGGCATGTGAGGCCGCGGTCGGCGAGGGTCTGCACATCATCAGCGACGAGACCTGGCGGGACACCCTGCACCGGCCGCAGGAGACGGTGCTGCTCAGTCCGGCCGAGATGTGGCCCGCGGACGTGACCGTCATCAGCGACCTGGCCGGCGCGCTCACTCCCGCCTCCTGGCCGGTCGCCGTCGCCCGATTCCCGCCCACCCAGCAAGGGATCGTCCGCCGCGCGAGGACTCTCGACATCCTGACCGCCCTCGGCGCGGTGTTGTCGGCGCCGGTGGCCGAGGCCGCCGCCCACGCACTCGGCGAGCCCGGTCAGGTCACCGCCAGGACGGATCAGGCCGCCGAACTGCACGCGCGCGTGGCGGCCGCGGCGCACCGCGCGGTGCTCACCTCCGGAGCCCTGGCCCGACCGCCGCAGGCGGGCCGCCATCTGTATGCCGACCTCGGACCGCTGCGCGCCCGTCTCGCGGAACGGGGCGTGAGCGACTCCATGGAGCTCGAGGAGTATCTGACGGACCGCCTCGGGACCCCGGTGCCCGGCGGCCACCGGTTCGGCGACGAGCTGGGCGCGCTGCGCGTACGGCTGGCCACCGGGCCGTTGCTGGGAACGACTCCGGAGCAGCGCCTGGAATCTCTCACCTCTCCGGCACCCCTGGAATTGCCGCATGTGGCGGAGGCGTTGAGGATTTTCGGAACGGCCTTCGACGAACTGCGTTGA
- a CDS encoding VOC family protein, translating into MEILGTTLRICVDDLEAAAAFYERLTGATPLRFERAGVSVAAVGCFLLMSGPESELEVLRKVTATIAVKDVDDAYATLTEVGARIIAGPVPTPVGRNLIAVHPDGSVFEYVDRKAAE; encoded by the coding sequence ATGGAGATCCTCGGAACCACGCTCCGCATCTGCGTCGACGACCTGGAGGCCGCTGCCGCCTTCTACGAACGGCTCACCGGTGCCACGCCGCTGCGCTTCGAACGCGCCGGGGTCTCGGTCGCCGCGGTCGGCTGCTTCCTGCTGATGAGCGGCCCGGAGTCGGAACTGGAGGTGTTGCGCAAGGTGACTGCAACCATCGCGGTGAAGGACGTCGACGACGCGTACGCCACGCTCACCGAGGTGGGCGCACGGATCATCGCGGGCCCCGTGCCAACGCCGGTGGGCCGCAATCTGATCGCCGTCCACCCGGACGGATCGGTCTTTGAGTACGTCGACAGGAAGGCAGCCGAATGA
- a CDS encoding DedA family protein → MSSQLSRALAHLSEVVGRLPPESTQQAVGYPSLFLLVALGALVPVVPTGALVSSAAVVALHQTAPLSLLFVFLVASSAAFLGDVGLYWLGQRGTRSRSGSRWLAALRGRAAPDRLEQAQRKLEEHGVTVLVLSRLMPAGRIPVMLACLLSKMPLRRFVRGDIPACLAWAATYQLIGILGGSLFDEPWKGVVVAVALTVVISGAPTLWRRVGRAPRAGSSGSSGPSDSPGPSDSPGSSDSPGSSDSPGQHA, encoded by the coding sequence ATGAGCTCGCAATTGTCGCGGGCGCTCGCGCACCTGTCCGAGGTCGTGGGGAGGCTGCCGCCGGAGTCAACACAGCAGGCAGTCGGCTACCCGTCGCTGTTTCTGCTGGTGGCGCTGGGTGCGCTCGTGCCGGTGGTGCCGACGGGAGCACTGGTGAGTTCGGCCGCGGTGGTGGCCCTCCATCAGACGGCTCCGCTCTCGCTGCTGTTCGTCTTCCTCGTGGCTTCGTCCGCCGCCTTCCTCGGGGATGTGGGGCTGTACTGGCTCGGGCAGCGTGGAACCCGGTCCAGGAGCGGTTCGCGCTGGCTGGCGGCGCTGCGGGGCCGCGCCGCACCCGACCGCCTCGAGCAGGCGCAGCGCAAGCTGGAGGAGCACGGCGTGACGGTGCTGGTGCTCTCCCGGCTGATGCCCGCCGGGCGGATCCCGGTGATGCTGGCGTGTCTGCTCAGCAAGATGCCGCTGCGCCGGTTCGTACGCGGGGACATCCCGGCGTGTCTCGCCTGGGCGGCGACGTATCAGCTGATCGGGATCCTGGGCGGTTCGCTGTTCGACGAGCCGTGGAAGGGCGTGGTCGTCGCGGTGGCGCTCACCGTGGTGATCAGCGGGGCGCCGACGCTCTGGCGCAGGGTGGGACGAGCGCCGCGGGCCGGGTCTTCCGGCTCGTCCGGCCCGTCAGATTCACCCGGCCCGTCAGATTCACCCGGCTCATCCGATTCACCCGGCTCATCCGATTCACCCGGTCAGCACGCGTGA
- a CDS encoding class I SAM-dependent methyltransferase: MSKETAVYTHGHHESVLRSHRWRTATNSAAYLIGELHPGLDLLDVGCGPGTITADLAELVAPGRVTAVDAAEDVLRQARETAVERGLDHVGFAVADVHALDFPDDSFDVVHAHQVLQHVGDPVQALREMRRVCRPGGIVAARDSDYGAFTWFPEVPALDGWQSLYQRVARANGGEPDAGRRLLSWARAAGFSDITATAATWCFATPEERAWWSGLWADRTTASVYAKLAVDGGHASAEQLAAVSDAWREWGGEDDAWFMVPHGEVLCRA, encoded by the coding sequence ATGTCGAAGGAGACCGCCGTCTACACCCACGGGCACCACGAGTCGGTGCTGCGCTCGCACCGCTGGCGGACCGCCACCAACTCCGCGGCGTATCTCATCGGTGAACTCCACCCGGGCCTGGATCTGTTGGACGTGGGGTGTGGTCCCGGCACCATCACCGCCGATCTGGCCGAGCTGGTCGCACCGGGGCGGGTGACGGCGGTCGACGCCGCCGAGGACGTACTGCGCCAGGCACGTGAGACCGCCGTCGAACGCGGCCTCGACCATGTTGGCTTCGCGGTCGCCGATGTCCACGCACTGGACTTCCCCGATGACTCCTTCGATGTCGTCCACGCCCACCAGGTGCTGCAGCACGTCGGCGATCCGGTGCAGGCGCTGCGCGAGATGCGGCGGGTCTGCCGGCCCGGTGGCATCGTCGCGGCACGCGACAGCGACTACGGCGCGTTCACCTGGTTCCCCGAAGTCCCGGCCCTGGACGGGTGGCAGAGCCTGTACCAGCGGGTCGCGCGTGCGAACGGGGGCGAGCCGGACGCCGGTCGCAGGCTGCTGTCCTGGGCCCGCGCCGCGGGCTTCAGCGACATCACCGCCACCGCCGCCACATGGTGTTTCGCCACACCCGAGGAGCGTGCCTGGTGGAGCGGACTGTGGGCGGACCGCACGACCGCTTCGGTGTACGCGAAGCTCGCGGTGGACGGCGGCCATGCCAGTGCGGAGCAGCTGGCCGCGGTCTCCGACGCGTGGCGCGAGTGGGGCGGCGAGGACGACGCCTGGTTCATGGTCCCGCACGGCGAAGTGCTCTGCCGGGCGTGA
- a CDS encoding MBL fold metallo-hydrolase, giving the protein MPVEITWWGHATCTIEDCGVRVLTDPLFVRRLAHLRRRRGELPPVEAAAADAVLVSHLHADHLHLPSLARLAPGTRLLLPRGARRSVPGLNRLASAAGLRVTELAPGDEVPVGELRVRAVPALHDGRRLPLGPHRSPALGYVISGDARTYFAGDTGLFDSMAEEVGPVDVALLPVGGWGPYLGQGHLDPGRAARALAALAPRAAVPVHFGTYWPIGMDWIRPHEFYAPGEEFVRKSARLAPQVAVHLLEHGERVGPEAAR; this is encoded by the coding sequence GTGCCGGTGGAGATCACCTGGTGGGGCCATGCCACCTGCACCATCGAGGACTGCGGGGTCCGGGTGCTGACCGACCCGCTGTTCGTACGCCGACTCGCGCATCTGCGCCGACGGCGCGGTGAGCTGCCACCGGTCGAGGCCGCGGCCGCCGATGCGGTCCTCGTCTCCCATCTGCATGCCGACCATCTCCATCTGCCGTCGCTCGCAAGGCTCGCGCCGGGTACCCGGCTGCTGCTGCCGAGGGGCGCGCGCCGCTCCGTGCCGGGGCTGAACAGGCTGGCGAGCGCGGCCGGGCTGCGGGTTACCGAGCTGGCGCCCGGCGACGAGGTACCGGTCGGCGAGCTGCGGGTGCGGGCCGTGCCCGCGCTGCACGACGGGCGGCGGCTGCCGCTGGGGCCGCACCGTTCGCCGGCGCTCGGCTATGTGATCAGCGGCGATGCGCGTACGTACTTCGCAGGGGACACCGGGCTCTTCGACTCGATGGCCGAGGAGGTCGGCCCGGTCGATGTGGCGCTGCTGCCGGTCGGCGGCTGGGGGCCGTATCTCGGGCAGGGTCATCTCGACCCGGGCCGGGCGGCGCGGGCGCTCGCCGCACTCGCACCGCGCGCGGCCGTTCCGGTGCACTTCGGCACCTACTGGCCGATCGGCATGGACTGGATCCGGCCGCACGAGTTCTACGCGCCGGGCGAGGAGTTCGTACGGAAGTCGGCGCGGCTGGCTCCGCAGGTGGCGGTGCATCTGTTGGAGCACGGCGAGCGGGTCGGACCGGAGGCCGCCCGATGA
- a CDS encoding MBL fold metallo-hydrolase, with translation MTEQAEHSGQSGQTGHAGQEGAAGTAETERTAEAAGTAGVTRRTAAASPSEGTTAGVRPRPRTRPLGEIRHWPRSFADRLTAPLPGVRAMARLAREGAVRPGPDGLQDIPLLPFAPGPLPAVDTATVAVTWAGHASWVLSIGGLTVLTDPVWSRRILGTPVRITPIGVRWEDVPPVDAVVISHNHFDHLDAPTLKKLPRRTPLFVPAGLGRWFRRRRFTRVTELDWWEGAEFRGVRFDFVPAHHWSKRTLTDTCHSLWGGWVLTDQHSQSVYFAGDTGYGHWFKEIGLRHPDLDLALLPIGAYEPRWWLSDVHTDPEEAVRAFEDVGARYMAPMHWATFVLSAEPVLEPLTRLRAAWERTGRPRGQLWDLPVGGSRVLTG, from the coding sequence ATGACGGAGCAGGCGGAGCACTCGGGACAGTCGGGCCAGACAGGGCACGCAGGGCAAGAAGGAGCGGCGGGTACGGCGGAAACGGAGCGTACGGCGGAAGCGGCGGGTACAGCGGGCGTGACGCGCCGCACCGCGGCAGCGAGCCCCTCCGAGGGCACCACCGCAGGTGTACGGCCCCGCCCCCGCACCCGTCCTCTCGGCGAGATCCGGCACTGGCCCAGATCCTTCGCCGACCGCCTCACCGCTCCGCTCCCCGGTGTACGCGCCATGGCCCGCCTCGCCAGAGAAGGCGCCGTACGCCCCGGCCCCGACGGGCTCCAGGACATTCCGCTGCTGCCGTTCGCGCCGGGACCGCTGCCCGCCGTGGACACCGCAACGGTCGCCGTCACCTGGGCGGGACACGCCAGTTGGGTGCTGAGCATCGGCGGGCTCACCGTGCTCACCGACCCCGTCTGGTCGCGCCGGATCCTCGGCACTCCGGTCCGGATCACTCCCATCGGCGTCCGCTGGGAGGATGTGCCGCCCGTCGACGCCGTGGTCATCAGCCACAACCACTTCGACCATCTGGACGCCCCCACCCTGAAAAAACTTCCGCGCCGCACCCCGCTCTTCGTCCCGGCCGGCCTCGGACGCTGGTTCCGGCGCCGCCGCTTCACCCGGGTGACGGAACTCGACTGGTGGGAGGGAGCGGAGTTCAGGGGTGTCCGCTTCGACTTCGTACCGGCCCACCACTGGTCCAAGCGCACCCTCACCGACACCTGCCACTCCCTCTGGGGCGGCTGGGTTCTGACGGACCAGCACAGCCAGTCGGTGTACTTCGCGGGTGACACCGGCTACGGCCACTGGTTCAAGGAGATCGGCCTCCGTCACCCGGACCTCGATCTGGCGCTGCTGCCGATCGGGGCCTACGAACCGCGCTGGTGGCTCAGCGATGTGCACACCGATCCGGAGGAGGCGGTGCGCGCCTTCGAGGACGTCGGCGCGCGGTACATGGCACCGATGCACTGGGCGACGTTCGTGCTCTCCGCAGAGCCGGTCCTTGAGCCGCTCACCCGATTGCGTGCCGCCTGGGAACGCACCGGCCGCCCGCGCGGACAGCTGTGGGACCTGCCCGTCGGCGGCTCACGCGTGCTGACCGGGTGA